The following coding sequences are from one Apodemus sylvaticus chromosome X, mApoSyl1.1, whole genome shotgun sequence window:
- the S100g gene encoding protein S100-G — translation MSAKSPEEMKSIFQKYAAKEGDPNQLSKEELKLLIQSEFPSLLKASSTLDNLFKELDKNGDGEVSYEEFEAFFKKLSQ, via the exons atgaGCGCTAAGTCTCCTGAAGAAATgaagagcatttttcaaaaatatgcTGCCAAAGAAGGCGATCCCAACCAGCTATCCAAGGAGGAGCTGAAACTGCTGATTCAGTCAGAGTTCCCCAGTCTCCTGAAG GCTTCAAGTACTCTGGACAATCTCTTTAAAGAGCTGGATAAGAACGGTGATGGAGAAGTTAGTTACGAAGAATTTGAAGCTTTCTTCAAAAAGCTATCACAATGA